From Chryseobacterium joostei, the proteins below share one genomic window:
- a CDS encoding arsenate-mycothiol transferase ArsC, with amino-acid sequence MNPKLSVYIEEVLSQKISEERKKVLQPLIDFIQEKVKNQESVNINFICTHNSRRSHLAQIWAQTASDYFKISNIYCYSGGTEATALFPKVADTLINSGFNIWKLNESENPIYSIKYSQNALPIIGFSKKYDDAFNPDTDFVAVMTCSQADGGCPFIGGAERRIVITYEDPKISDDTPKQQEIYKERSLEIGAEMFYVFSKISC; translated from the coding sequence ATGAATCCTAAGTTATCAGTATACATAGAAGAAGTTCTTTCTCAAAAGATTAGTGAGGAAAGAAAAAAAGTGTTACAACCATTGATAGATTTTATACAGGAAAAAGTGAAAAATCAAGAGTCTGTAAATATTAATTTTATCTGTACCCACAACTCAAGAAGAAGTCATCTGGCGCAAATTTGGGCACAAACGGCATCGGATTATTTTAAAATATCTAATATTTATTGTTATTCGGGAGGAACAGAAGCTACAGCCCTGTTTCCAAAAGTTGCAGATACCCTGATAAATTCGGGTTTCAATATTTGGAAATTAAATGAAAGTGAGAATCCAATATATTCTATAAAGTATTCTCAGAATGCTTTGCCCATTATTGGGTTTTCTAAGAAATATGATGATGCTTTTAATCCGGATACTGATTTTGTGGCGGTTATGACCTGTTCGCAAGCAGATGGTGGCTGTCCATTCATTGGAGGGGCAGAGAGACGTATTGTTATTACGTATGAAGATCCCAAAATTTCGGATGATACCCCAAAACAACAAGAAATTTACAAGGAAAGAAGTCTGGAAATTGGTGCTGAAATGTTTTATGTTTTTTCCAAAATCAGTTGTTAA